In the genome of Bosea sp. BIWAKO-01, the window CCCAGTGAAGCTGCCCTCCGACCATCGGCCGTTGCGTGGCTCGCGCATCGGCGTGCTGCTGATGAATCTCGGCACGCCCGAAGGCACGAGCTATTGGCCGATGCGAGCCTATCTCAAGGAGTTCCTGTCCGACCGCAGGGTGATCGAGACCTCGCGCTGGGTTTGGTGGCCGTTGCTCAACCTCATCATCCTGACGACGCGGCCGGGCCGGAAGGGCAAGGACTACGCCTCGATCTGGAACAAGGAGCGCGATGAGGGACCGCTGAAGACGATCACGCGTTCGCAGACCGAGCAACTCGCGGAACGGCTGAAATCCTATGCCGGCGAGCGCATCGTCTTCGACTGGGCGATGCGCTACGGCTTTCCCGATGTGAAGAGCCGGCTGAAGGCGCTACAGGACCAGGGCTGCGACCGCATCCTGATGGTGCCGCTCTACCCGCAATATGCCGCGCCGACCTCGGCAACCGCCTGCGACCAGGCGTTCCGGGCGCTGATGCAGATGCGCTGGCAGCCCGCGGTCAGGGTCGCGCCGCCCTATCACGACGATCCCGTCTATATCGCGGCGCTCGCCGCTTCGATGCGCGCCTCGCTCGCCAAGCTCGATTTCGACCCGCAGGTGATCCTCTGCTCGTTCCACGGCATGCCGAAGGAATATCTGCTCAAGGGCGATCCCTATTACTGCCAATGCGTCAAGACCTGGCGGCTGCTGCGCGACGAGCTTGGCCTGCCGGACGAGCGCTTCCGCCTGACCTTCCAGTCGCGCTTCGGGCCGGATGAGTGGCTGCAGCCCTATACGGACGAGACGGTGAAGGCGCTGGCCGAAGCGGGGACGAAATCGCTCGCCATCGTTGCGCCGGGCTTCTCGGCGGACTGCCTGGAGACCCTGGAAGAGCTCGATGTCGAGAACCGCGAGATCTTCCTGCACAATGGCGGCAAGCAGTTCGCCTATTTGCCGTGCCTGAACGATTCCGACGAGGGGGGCAGGGTGCTCGAGGCCGTCGTGCGCCGGGAGCTGATGGGCTGGGTGTAACGCTTTCTCACACCCTTTCTCGCGGTCATTCAGGTCGCGGAGAAGCCTAACCGGCCACGAAACGGCTGACGCTTTCGACCACGGCTTTCGCCTGCAGGATGCGGCGGTGACCGAGCCCTTTCACCGGCTCCAGCGTGACGCAAGGGCCGGCCGTCCCAAGGGCTTCTGCATGATGGAAGCCCAGTTCTCGGTCGTCGCGGCAATGGATCACCAGTGTCGGCCTGGCGATCGCCACGAGCTGGTCACGGCCCTCGAAGGCCTCGACCGGGTTGCCGGCAACGACATGGATGCGCCGTTCCAGCGCCGCCTGTCCGCGCCGGCCGAGACCGATCGTCGTGCCGAACTGGCGGGTGATCTCGGTGATCGATGAGGGGGCTGCGATCAGCGCCAGCCGGTTCGCCGTGACAGCCGGTTGCCCCGGTACGGTGCGTGCGAGCGCAGCCATGGCGATCGCTCCGCCGAAGGAATGGGTCACGATGGCATGGACCGGTGCGAAGGCGCGCGCGACCGCAGCGAGACTGGCGACACCGAGCGGGATGTTGAGTTCGCTGCCTGTCGAGTCGCCATGGGCGGGCAGATCATAGGCGACGACACGGAAGCCGGCAGCGGTCAGTGGCGCGACGAAGGCGGTCATGAAGGCCGCTTCGCTGGTCCAGCCGTGCAGGAGGATCACGGATGGAGCAGGGGGGCCTGATGGCTCATGTCCCTTCGGCTCGAAGAGATAGGCGGTGACCGAACCACAGGCGTAGGGAATGGCGTGGCGTGTCGCGCCGGCCAGCCGTTCGGATGCGGCTTTTGTGGCCGCCTTTCGTTTCGCGGTTCCCTGTTGCCGCCGTGGCGGCGTACAAAAGGCCTTGAAGGCAAGATGCCCGGCCGTCTTCGGTGCAACGAAGCTGGAGAGGCGGATGAGCGGTCGAATGATACGGAGTGCTGAACCGGCCATGGTGCGACCTCTAGTTTGTTCAATGCTGAACAAATATGTTCAACCATGAACAAAAAGCAAGAGCCGATTTCGGCGAACCCCGACATGGCTCAGTCCGAGGACAGGCAGGTGCTGCCCTGGGAGTTGCCGCGCTTTCATAACTGGATCGCGGTCGCGCGCGTTCACGCGCTCTGGAAGAAGGTGTTCAGCGAGGCGCTTGCGCCGCTCGGCATTCAGCTCGCGCACTATGACGTTCTTGCGAATGTCTTCCATGTGCCGGGCCTGACCCAGCAGGCGCTGGCGGAGAAACTGCTCGTCGGCCGTAGCGCGATGAGCATGCTGTTGCCGGAGCTGGAGCGGCGCGAGCTGATCGAGCGTCGTGGCGACGAGGCTGACCGCCGCGTGCGCCGGCTCTGGCTGACGCCGGAAGGCGAGGCGCTGACGCGCAAGGCGATGGCGATCCATGTCCAGCGCATCGAGGCGATGATGCTCGTGCTCAGCGACCAGGAATGCGCGATGGTCGGCGAGTTGATGCGGCGCGTTGCGAAGGCGCTGGAAAGCTGAACGATGCAGCTCTCGCTTGCACATCACTGTCGCAATCGTCAGGTTGCGTGCATCGGGGCTCCGGCCCTTTTGGACG includes:
- a CDS encoding MarR family winged helix-turn-helix transcriptional regulator: MAQSEDRQVLPWELPRFHNWIAVARVHALWKKVFSEALAPLGIQLAHYDVLANVFHVPGLTQQALAEKLLVGRSAMSMLLPELERRELIERRGDEADRRVRRLWLTPEGEALTRKAMAIHVQRIEAMMLVLSDQECAMVGELMRRVAKALES
- a CDS encoding alpha/beta fold hydrolase, producing the protein MAGSALRIIRPLIRLSSFVAPKTAGHLAFKAFCTPPRRQQGTAKRKAATKAASERLAGATRHAIPYACGSVTAYLFEPKGHEPSGPPAPSVILLHGWTSEAAFMTAFVAPLTAAGFRVVAYDLPAHGDSTGSELNIPLGVASLAAVARAFAPVHAIVTHSFGGAIAMAALARTVPGQPAVTANRLALIAAPSSITEITRQFGTTIGLGRRGQAALERRIHVVAGNPVEAFEGRDQLVAIARPTLVIHCRDDRELGFHHAEALGTAGPCVTLEPVKGLGHRRILQAKAVVESVSRFVAG
- the hemH gene encoding ferrochelatase, encoding MTVQTKPAAGPLPVKLPSDHRPLRGSRIGVLLMNLGTPEGTSYWPMRAYLKEFLSDRRVIETSRWVWWPLLNLIILTTRPGRKGKDYASIWNKERDEGPLKTITRSQTEQLAERLKSYAGERIVFDWAMRYGFPDVKSRLKALQDQGCDRILMVPLYPQYAAPTSATACDQAFRALMQMRWQPAVRVAPPYHDDPVYIAALAASMRASLAKLDFDPQVILCSFHGMPKEYLLKGDPYYCQCVKTWRLLRDELGLPDERFRLTFQSRFGPDEWLQPYTDETVKALAEAGTKSLAIVAPGFSADCLETLEELDVENREIFLHNGGKQFAYLPCLNDSDEGGRVLEAVVRRELMGWV